A single window of Nocardia sp. NBC_01327 DNA harbors:
- a CDS encoding helix-turn-helix domain-containing protein, which translates to MTEIGRALRTARMAAGLSLQGMAARTNYSKPYLGQLETGARIARVEHVTAYESALGISLSPLYAQMPMPARSEGELSIELASFLVPSALAGGAETGFTLAELGAAERLARWARGLQWSESTPPRRAVIDWLEANLPRLHQLSPGAGRAEQALRAGAELADIAAAMSWDIEDTDSARRYYLGSARLAHIAGDASLVAAALAGLAMQYLDQGRPADGLEVAQLAQYVARRSASPRLRGTLAHLQATAYGIVGDTTAFERETAYATECHLEAAASPPADTPVDRSLTALNLSFLLGPRRTWPSRGRQSELLGPSYRHLVATRPRLAGAAFGMDRTPLPGNIVPPVMTVTSTARLHLMLGEPDRAAELAGVALELAGPRAGGRTAARLRDFQHESLEFAAASADIREVRTAIADITINH; encoded by the coding sequence ATGACGGAGATCGGGCGTGCGCTGCGCACCGCGCGGATGGCGGCCGGGCTGAGTCTGCAGGGCATGGCCGCGCGGACGAACTATTCGAAGCCGTACCTCGGGCAGCTGGAAACCGGTGCCCGGATTGCTCGCGTCGAGCATGTCACCGCCTACGAGTCGGCGCTCGGCATATCGCTGAGTCCGCTGTACGCGCAGATGCCGATGCCCGCGCGGTCCGAGGGTGAGCTGTCGATCGAACTGGCGTCGTTCCTGGTGCCCAGCGCTCTTGCCGGTGGCGCGGAAACCGGGTTCACCCTCGCGGAACTGGGTGCGGCCGAGCGATTGGCGAGGTGGGCGCGCGGGCTGCAGTGGTCCGAATCGACACCGCCCCGGCGTGCGGTCATCGACTGGCTGGAGGCGAATCTGCCGCGCCTGCACCAGCTCTCGCCGGGTGCGGGCCGCGCCGAACAGGCCCTGCGCGCCGGTGCGGAACTCGCCGATATCGCCGCCGCCATGTCCTGGGATATCGAGGACACCGACTCGGCCCGCCGGTATTACCTGGGTTCCGCGCGCCTTGCGCATATCGCCGGTGATGCCAGCCTGGTCGCGGCCGCCCTGGCCGGATTGGCCATGCAGTACCTGGACCAGGGCCGTCCCGCGGACGGGCTGGAGGTGGCCCAGCTGGCGCAGTACGTCGCCCGCCGGTCCGCGAGTCCGCGATTGCGCGGCACGCTGGCACATCTGCAGGCCACCGCGTACGGCATCGTCGGCGACACCACCGCGTTCGAGCGGGAAACCGCCTACGCCACGGAATGTCATCTGGAGGCGGCCGCGAGCCCGCCCGCGGATACCCCGGTCGACCGGAGCCTGACCGCATTGAATCTGAGCTTCCTGCTCGGACCCCGGCGCACCTGGCCGAGCCGGGGCAGGCAATCGGAACTGCTCGGCCCCAGTTACCGGCATCTGGTCGCGACGCGTCCGCGGCTGGCCGGTGCGGCCTTCGGCATGGATCGAACTCCCCTGCCCGGCAATATCGTTCCACCGGTGATGACGGTGACCTCCACCGCCCGACTGCATTTGATGCTGGGCGAACCGGACCGGGCGGCCGAACTCGCCGGAGTCGCCCTGGAATTGGCCGGACCGCGAGCCGGTGGTCGTACGGCGGCCCGCCTGCGCGACTTCCAGCACGAATCACTCGAATTCGCCGCGGCGTCCGCCGATATTCGAGAGGTGCGCACCGCGATCGCGGACATCACGATCAACCACTGA
- a CDS encoding poly(ethylene terephthalate) hydrolase family protein produces the protein MNDSSRKSTRQRGRVHTVAAAIALSCAAISAVAPAQAAPDYQPGGPVEATYHAAGPHPVAKRAGTDCCSSTGDAWDIWYPADLGASGTRHPVITWGDGTWAHPREYDFLLSHLASWGFVVIAPDLTNTGSGTQMLDGVNFLTQQNSDPNSEFYGKIDTSAVATMGHSQGGLGALNAAAHSNGLVKTTVTLEMPGQGLCDSMPPGVLDLNSCHVPTGQISNSVLLVSGTADPITSADSPSGNAMQDVYNALPASIPKARAALINASHNDIQGQPGCTNFGCNDGVDGYLGYVTAWLLDRLTGDSQAHSVFVSGTGEFQHNAHWSDQQSNIN, from the coding sequence GTGAATGACAGCAGTCGAAAATCCACACGGCAGCGCGGCCGTGTCCATACCGTCGCAGCGGCAATCGCGCTCTCCTGCGCTGCGATCTCGGCCGTGGCCCCGGCCCAGGCGGCACCCGACTATCAGCCCGGCGGGCCGGTCGAAGCCACCTATCACGCGGCCGGTCCCCATCCGGTAGCCAAGCGCGCCGGGACCGACTGCTGCAGTTCCACCGGAGATGCCTGGGATATCTGGTACCCGGCGGATCTGGGCGCGAGCGGGACCCGCCATCCGGTCATCACCTGGGGAGACGGCACCTGGGCGCATCCGAGGGAGTACGACTTCCTGCTGTCGCACCTGGCCTCCTGGGGTTTCGTGGTGATCGCCCCCGACCTGACCAATACCGGTTCGGGCACGCAGATGCTCGACGGCGTGAACTTCCTGACCCAGCAGAACAGCGATCCGAACAGCGAGTTCTACGGGAAGATCGACACCTCCGCGGTCGCCACCATGGGCCACTCCCAGGGCGGGCTCGGCGCTCTCAACGCGGCAGCTCATTCGAACGGCCTCGTCAAAACAACGGTCACCCTCGAGATGCCGGGCCAGGGGCTGTGCGACAGCATGCCGCCGGGTGTCCTCGACCTGAACTCCTGTCATGTCCCCACCGGTCAGATCTCGAACTCGGTGCTGCTCGTCAGCGGAACCGCGGACCCCATCACCTCGGCCGATTCGCCCAGCGGGAACGCCATGCAGGACGTCTACAACGCGCTGCCCGCATCGATCCCGAAGGCCCGGGCGGCGCTGATCAATGCCAGCCACAACGACATTCAGGGTCAGCCCGGATGCACCAATTTCGGCTGCAATGACGGTGTCGACGGCTATCTCGGCTATGTGACCGCATGGCTCCTGGACCGGCTGACCGGCGATTCGCAGGCGCACAGCGTCTTCGTCTCCGGCACAGGCGAATTCCAGCACAACGCGCACTGGTCCGACCAGCAGAGCAATATCAATTGA
- a CDS encoding glycoside hydrolase family 3 C-terminal domain-containing protein, which translates to MDDRIDQLLAKLDLPAKLRLISGAGLFRLAGDPGIGLAEMPISDGPSGVRGESMDEPDPSVSLPSGTAVAATWDPELLIEIGALIAAEARRKDVYAVLGPTINLHRSPLGGRHFESFSEDPVLTGEMAAAYVRAVQDNGVSACPKHYVANDSETERFSVDVQVSDRALRELYLYPFERAVEAGAWMIMDAYNGVNGAAMSDNPLLDEPLKGEWGFDGVVVSDWGAVRTTEAASGGTDLCMPGPPMLWGEPLLAALDAGTVSEDAIDEKVRRILRFATRVGALDGTPLPTQDFTDNQARNLVRRFTTQSMVLVRNDGTLPLSPGTTVAVLGPSAAEPRIMGGGSATVFPTHISTPLAGLRAVLPVTHTPGVRLIEGLIAAPTELITDPEIGTPGVRVRYFDGATEIGARHRSIAHMVLLGDELATRATHIEMHARLRADIAGEWQLGFGGTGEVRLDIDGTPAIDENVVDAAGDPVAALLEPPQRSVARILAAGQEVDLRLTIAVPEAIPGLGVLLAFLLGIDRPQRPKDEEFAAAVELARTADVAVVLVGTSEKIESEGTDRTSLRLPDRQDELVAAVAAVNPRTVVVVNSGAPVEMPWREDVAAVLLTWFPGQEFGDALANVLTGVAEPGGRLPTTWPKTIADVPVLSTTPEQGVLTYTEDIHIGYRAWLRTGAEPAYPFGHGLGYTTWSSGDLRVTGRKASITVTNTGTRTGKQVYQAYLSRPDSTIDRPIRWLAGFTAVTLGSGQSRTVDIELPRRAFEHWTPEGWTIEPGAFTLHVGTSVTDLPHTTEVN; encoded by the coding sequence ATGGACGACCGCATCGACCAGTTGCTGGCCAAGCTCGACCTACCGGCGAAGCTACGACTCATCTCCGGAGCCGGTCTGTTCCGGCTGGCGGGCGATCCCGGCATCGGGCTCGCGGAGATGCCGATCTCGGACGGACCGTCCGGGGTGCGCGGGGAGAGCATGGACGAGCCGGATCCCTCGGTGAGCCTGCCGTCGGGCACCGCGGTGGCCGCGACATGGGATCCGGAGTTGCTCATCGAGATCGGCGCGCTGATCGCCGCCGAGGCGCGGCGCAAGGACGTGTACGCGGTACTGGGACCGACCATCAATCTGCACCGCTCACCCCTGGGCGGGCGGCACTTCGAATCCTTCTCCGAGGACCCCGTGCTCACGGGCGAGATGGCCGCCGCGTATGTGCGCGCGGTCCAGGACAACGGGGTGAGCGCGTGCCCGAAACACTACGTGGCCAATGATTCCGAGACCGAACGCTTCAGCGTGGACGTCCAGGTTTCCGACCGCGCGCTGCGCGAGCTCTACCTCTACCCGTTCGAGCGCGCGGTCGAGGCCGGCGCCTGGATGATCATGGACGCCTACAACGGTGTGAACGGCGCCGCCATGTCGGACAACCCGCTGCTGGACGAACCCCTCAAGGGCGAATGGGGATTCGACGGCGTCGTGGTCTCGGACTGGGGCGCCGTCCGGACCACCGAGGCCGCCTCCGGGGGCACCGATCTCTGCATGCCCGGCCCGCCGATGCTGTGGGGTGAGCCGCTGCTGGCCGCGCTCGACGCCGGGACGGTCTCCGAGGACGCGATCGACGAAAAGGTCCGGCGCATACTGCGATTCGCCACCCGTGTCGGCGCGCTCGACGGAACTCCGCTGCCTACCCAGGATTTCACCGACAACCAGGCACGGAATCTGGTGCGGCGGTTCACGACGCAGTCGATGGTGCTGGTGCGCAATGACGGAACGCTCCCGCTGAGCCCGGGCACGACGGTCGCGGTGCTCGGACCGTCCGCGGCCGAACCGCGCATCATGGGCGGCGGCAGTGCGACCGTATTCCCGACCCACATCAGCACTCCGCTGGCCGGATTGCGGGCCGTGCTGCCCGTGACGCATACACCGGGCGTCCGCCTGATCGAAGGGCTGATCGCCGCACCGACAGAGTTGATCACCGATCCGGAGATCGGAACGCCCGGAGTGCGGGTGCGCTACTTCGACGGCGCCACCGAGATCGGCGCCCGGCATCGCAGCATCGCCCACATGGTGCTGCTCGGTGACGAATTGGCCACCCGTGCAACACATATCGAAATGCATGCGCGGCTGCGCGCCGATATTGCGGGCGAATGGCAGCTCGGCTTCGGCGGCACCGGCGAGGTGCGACTCGATATCGACGGGACCCCGGCGATCGACGAGAACGTCGTCGATGCCGCGGGCGATCCGGTCGCGGCGCTGCTGGAACCACCGCAGCGGTCGGTGGCCCGCATCCTGGCCGCCGGACAGGAGGTCGACCTGCGTCTCACGATCGCGGTCCCCGAGGCCATACCCGGACTCGGCGTCCTGCTGGCCTTCCTGCTGGGCATCGATCGTCCACAGCGGCCCAAGGACGAAGAGTTCGCCGCCGCCGTCGAATTGGCGCGCACCGCCGACGTGGCGGTGGTCCTGGTCGGCACCAGCGAGAAGATCGAGAGCGAAGGCACCGACCGCACCTCGCTGCGCCTGCCCGACCGCCAGGACGAACTCGTCGCCGCGGTCGCGGCCGTGAATCCGCGCACTGTCGTCGTGGTCAATTCCGGTGCGCCGGTGGAGATGCCGTGGCGCGAGGACGTCGCCGCGGTGCTGCTGACCTGGTTCCCCGGTCAGGAATTCGGCGATGCGCTCGCGAATGTCCTCACCGGAGTGGCCGAACCCGGCGGCCGCCTGCCCACCACCTGGCCCAAGACCATCGCCGACGTCCCGGTCCTGAGCACCACACCGGAGCAGGGCGTCCTCACCTACACCGAGGACATCCACATCGGCTACCGCGCCTGGCTGCGCACCGGCGCCGAACCCGCGTACCCCTTCGGGCACGGACTCGGCTACACCACGTGGTCTTCCGGCGATCTACGGGTCACCGGACGCAAAGCCAGCATTACCGTCACCAATACCGGCACCCGCACCGGAAAACAGGTCTACCAGGCCTACCTGTCCCGCCCCGACAGCACGATCGACCGGCCGATCCGATGGCTGGCCGGCTTCACCGCCGTCACCCTCGGCTCCGGCCAGTCCCGCACCGTCGACATCGAACTCCCCCGCCGCGCGTTCGAACACTGGACACCCGAGGGCTGGACGATCGAACCCGGCGCCTTCACCCTCCACGTCGGCACATCGGTCACCGACCTTCCCCACACGACAGAGGTGAACTGA
- the mhpB gene encoding 3-carboxyethylcatechol 2,3-dioxygenase (catalyzes the cleavage of 3-(2,3-dihydroxyphenyl) propionate into 2-hydroxy-6-oxonona-2,4-diene-1,9-dioate; part of the 3-phenylpropionic acid degradation pathway; member of the protocatechuate 4,5-dioxygenase family), which produces MSEIVGLVAVSHSPFAHLLPPDGPTAPGARFLADTARVAAVVARLAPDAVVLIGPDHFHATFYDLMPPFVLGVEQATGFGDFGSRPGPVAVADTLAWSIRQQVTAAGFDLALSYALTVDHGIVQSYEMICGTADIPMVPLVVNTTAPPLPTLSRCADLGRALGDALRAAEHADRVLLIASGGLSHWLPSADPRDPDLDRERRAGVIHGGRDPHAFDAAREPRIRALGGDPNARVNIAWDTWFLDRLRHSDLASITALADTELEHVAGRGGNEIRNWLIGAAAAAAPFVWTSYEPVPEWITGMGIGTTFPVHQQNSA; this is translated from the coding sequence ATGAGCGAGATAGTCGGCCTGGTGGCCGTTTCGCACTCGCCCTTCGCACACCTGCTGCCACCGGACGGGCCCACCGCACCCGGCGCGCGCTTCCTCGCCGACACCGCGCGAGTCGCCGCGGTCGTGGCCCGCCTGGCTCCCGATGCGGTAGTCCTCATCGGCCCCGACCATTTTCACGCCACCTTCTACGACCTGATGCCGCCGTTTGTGCTCGGCGTCGAACAGGCCACCGGATTCGGTGATTTCGGCAGCCGCCCGGGGCCTGTAGCGGTGGCGGACACGCTGGCCTGGTCGATCCGGCAGCAGGTCACCGCGGCCGGATTCGACCTGGCGCTGTCCTATGCGCTGACCGTGGACCACGGCATCGTGCAGAGCTACGAAATGATCTGCGGCACTGCGGATATCCCCATGGTCCCGCTGGTAGTGAACACCACGGCGCCGCCGCTGCCCACCCTGTCGCGCTGCGCCGACCTGGGCCGCGCGCTCGGCGACGCCCTCCGCGCGGCCGAGCACGCGGACCGGGTCCTGCTCATCGCCAGCGGCGGACTGTCGCACTGGCTGCCGTCCGCGGACCCTCGCGACCCGGACCTCGACCGCGAACGCCGCGCGGGCGTGATCCACGGCGGCCGCGATCCGCACGCCTTCGACGCGGCCCGAGAGCCCCGAATCCGCGCCCTCGGAGGCGATCCGAACGCCCGGGTCAATATCGCATGGGACACCTGGTTCCTGGACCGCCTGCGCCACAGCGACCTGGCCTCGATCACCGCTCTCGCCGACACCGAGCTCGAACATGTCGCGGGCCGCGGCGGCAACGAGATCCGCAACTGGCTGATCGGCGCCGCCGCCGCGGCCGCGCCTTTCGTCTGGACCAGCTACGAACCCGTCCCGGAATGGATCACCGGAATGGGCATCGGAACCACTTTTCCGGTACACCAGCAGAATTCGGCATAG
- a CDS encoding alpha/beta fold hydrolase — MNALPEHIGIWGELSTTAHELHFVDVAGVRTRVLRAGSGPDLILVHGTAGHLEAYARDIAGLAEDFRVTVYDMVGHGWSDLPDYPYTTDVLAAHLIGLMDTLGIEAAHLSGESLGGWVVAWAAAHHPDRVRRLILNTPGNIADKPEVMVKMRESTMAAVRDPNPALVRQRVEFLFHHKELVTDELVNLRRAVYSRPGFVRAAENILVLQDPVVRKDFAWRPAWVGRIGAPTLLLWTDHDPTGGLDEAELLLNWLPDARLHVITDAGHWPQWEKRDEFLYAHREFLLLGKDPA, encoded by the coding sequence ATGAACGCGCTGCCCGAGCACATCGGCATCTGGGGTGAATTGTCCACCACCGCACATGAATTGCACTTCGTGGACGTGGCCGGAGTGCGGACGCGGGTGCTGCGCGCCGGGTCCGGACCGGATCTGATCCTCGTGCACGGCACCGCCGGTCATCTGGAGGCATATGCCCGCGATATCGCGGGTCTGGCCGAGGATTTCCGGGTCACCGTCTATGACATGGTCGGCCACGGATGGTCCGACCTGCCCGATTACCCGTACACGACCGATGTGCTCGCGGCGCACCTGATCGGCCTGATGGACACCCTGGGTATCGAGGCGGCGCATCTGTCGGGCGAATCACTGGGCGGCTGGGTGGTGGCCTGGGCCGCGGCGCACCATCCGGACCGGGTGCGGCGACTGATTCTCAATACCCCCGGCAATATCGCCGACAAGCCGGAGGTCATGGTGAAGATGCGGGAGAGCACCATGGCGGCGGTGCGTGACCCGAATCCGGCCCTCGTGCGTCAGCGGGTCGAATTCCTGTTCCACCACAAGGAATTGGTGACCGATGAGCTGGTGAACCTGCGCCGTGCGGTGTACAGCCGCCCCGGCTTCGTGCGGGCCGCCGAGAACATTCTGGTGCTGCAGGATCCGGTGGTGCGCAAGGACTTCGCCTGGCGGCCCGCATGGGTCGGCAGGATCGGCGCACCGACGCTGCTGCTGTGGACCGACCACGATCCGACCGGCGGTCTCGACGAAGCCGAACTGCTGCTGAACTGGTTGCCCGATGCCCGCCTGCATGTGATCACCGACGCCGGGCATTGGCCGCAGTGGGAGAAGCGCGACGAATTCCTGTACGCGCATCGCGAATTCCTGCTGCTCGGCAAGGATCCGGCATGA
- a CDS encoding cupin domain-containing protein — translation MASSGSDFQVADFLGALAQTVPPGAARPLVVHADQLTPLPADQVHNPTALAIAGRLPTVTFEIFRQTIPAGLSSDMQRHHHETVHYVISGSGHSEIEDETEPWGSGDFIYTPPWTWHRHYNDSATEPVEFLTIENSRLLGALGVGRRQSAGLVTVAEARTRFGKESS, via the coding sequence ATGGCAAGCAGCGGAAGCGATTTCCAGGTGGCGGACTTTCTCGGCGCGCTCGCGCAGACCGTGCCGCCCGGTGCGGCACGACCGCTCGTCGTGCACGCCGACCAGTTGACGCCACTACCGGCCGATCAGGTGCACAACCCCACCGCCTTGGCGATCGCCGGCCGGCTTCCGACCGTCACCTTCGAGATCTTCCGGCAGACCATCCCGGCCGGGCTGAGCTCGGATATGCAGCGCCACCACCACGAGACCGTGCACTACGTGATCTCCGGCAGCGGGCACAGCGAGATCGAGGATGAGACCGAGCCCTGGGGGAGTGGGGATTTCATCTACACCCCGCCGTGGACCTGGCACCGGCACTACAACGACTCCGCCACCGAACCGGTCGAATTCCTCACCATCGAGAACTCCCGGCTGCTCGGTGCGCTCGGGGTGGGGCGCAGGCAGAGTGCCGGGCTGGTGACCGTCGCCGAGGCCCGCACCCGATTCGGAAAGGAATCGTCATGA
- a CDS encoding IclR family transcriptional regulator: protein MSGLERAAAIFEAFDVTHRELSLAGLVARCGLPRSTVYRAAERMAGLGWLDKFGNRYRIGSRLFEIASLAPIRLQLREAVLPFLHDLHNATMTTVQLGVLEGDRILVVEKISGHRPMPMLSQTGGVVPVYCSALGRAILAYSGRETVDAVLDSTMPQRTPRTLTSKTAILRELAAVPARGWASEREEGNVGVSCVAAPIFGPLGDVVAAVSVSGPSALVRADRIAPAVCMAAAASSRAYFAAAPRVDSVPR from the coding sequence ATGAGCGGATTGGAGCGCGCCGCAGCCATTTTCGAGGCATTCGACGTGACGCACCGCGAATTGAGCCTGGCCGGCCTGGTGGCCCGCTGCGGGCTGCCCCGCTCCACCGTGTACCGGGCGGCGGAACGGATGGCCGGGCTCGGCTGGCTGGACAAGTTCGGCAACCGCTACCGGATCGGAAGCCGGCTTTTCGAGATCGCCAGCCTCGCGCCGATCCGGCTGCAATTGCGCGAGGCCGTGCTCCCCTTCCTGCACGATCTGCACAATGCCACGATGACCACGGTGCAACTCGGCGTGCTCGAGGGCGACCGAATCCTGGTGGTGGAGAAGATCAGCGGGCACCGGCCCATGCCCATGCTCTCCCAGACCGGCGGCGTCGTTCCGGTGTACTGCTCGGCGCTGGGTCGCGCCATCCTCGCCTACTCCGGCAGGGAAACGGTCGACGCGGTGCTCGATTCCACTATGCCGCAACGCACTCCGCGCACCCTGACCAGCAAGACGGCCATTCTGCGGGAACTCGCCGCGGTCCCCGCACGCGGCTGGGCGAGCGAGCGGGAGGAGGGCAATGTCGGCGTGAGCTGTGTTGCCGCACCGATTTTCGGACCCCTGGGCGACGTCGTCGCGGCCGTCTCGGTCTCCGGGCCCAGCGCCCTGGTGCGGGCCGACCGGATCGCGCCCGCGGTCTGCATGGCCGCGGCCGCATCGTCGCGAGCCTACTTCGCGGCCGCACCGCGCGTGGACTCCGTGCCGCGATAG
- a CDS encoding flavin-containing monooxygenase, whose product MRIAIIGAGVAGLTTAKVLTQAGHAVTVFEKAPDVGGVWSRTRRYPGLATQSPKAQYSFSDFPMPRDFPEWPTGAQVQEYLAGYTAAFGLGANIRLNTEVTAAQSNSDDRWTLTSVSSTSGPVTGTFDRLVVANGVFCEPSVPAYPGLGDFRAAGGILCAGTEFHDAEQARGKRVLVVGYGKSACDVTVPISGVAVSTDVIARQLLWKVPRRIRGRVNFKLVLLTRLGEALFRYARLRGVERFLHGPGRGMRDGMVNSLGTTSIRQFGLDTLGLVPPGQMEDIVRGAIGLATEGFFENVAAGTITVHRDRTITRLLAADGRPFAELSDGTVLPADLIVCATGFSQGVPFLPADVQERIFDERGNFQLYRQIQPVHVPGLYFNGYNSSFFSPLNAEMAAVWIAADLAGLLTLPDAQTRAEAVIAQLAFLDAATDRHHCRGTKIIPFSMHNVDEVLGDIGLDIPAPVRAWHWLAPIDPAAYRRITPALVRRQSASPTPNRLSRGSYRGTESTRGAAAK is encoded by the coding sequence ATGCGAATCGCGATCATCGGCGCCGGCGTCGCCGGTCTCACCACGGCCAAGGTGCTCACCCAGGCCGGTCACGCGGTCACGGTCTTCGAGAAGGCCCCGGATGTCGGCGGGGTGTGGAGCCGGACGCGGCGCTATCCGGGCTTGGCCACGCAGAGTCCCAAGGCGCAGTACTCGTTCTCGGATTTCCCCATGCCGCGCGACTTCCCGGAGTGGCCGACCGGCGCGCAGGTGCAGGAATATCTGGCCGGGTACACCGCTGCTTTCGGACTCGGCGCGAACATTCGGCTGAACACCGAAGTGACTGCGGCACAGTCGAATTCCGATGACCGCTGGACCCTCACCTCGGTATCGTCCACCTCCGGGCCCGTCACCGGGACATTCGATCGCCTGGTCGTCGCCAACGGCGTGTTCTGTGAACCCTCCGTTCCCGCCTATCCGGGGCTCGGCGACTTCCGCGCGGCAGGCGGAATCCTCTGTGCCGGCACGGAATTTCACGACGCCGAGCAGGCGCGCGGAAAGCGCGTCCTGGTTGTCGGGTACGGCAAATCGGCCTGCGATGTCACGGTGCCGATCAGCGGGGTCGCGGTGAGCACGGATGTCATTGCCCGGCAGCTGCTGTGGAAGGTCCCGCGCCGGATCCGCGGCCGGGTCAATTTCAAACTGGTGCTGCTCACCAGGCTCGGCGAGGCACTGTTCCGCTATGCGCGGCTGCGTGGTGTGGAGCGGTTCCTGCACGGTCCGGGCAGGGGGATGCGTGACGGCATGGTCAATTCCCTCGGCACCACCTCGATTCGGCAATTCGGATTGGATACGCTCGGGCTGGTGCCGCCCGGCCAGATGGAGGACATCGTCCGGGGCGCAATCGGTTTGGCCACCGAGGGCTTCTTCGAGAACGTGGCGGCGGGAACGATCACCGTGCATCGCGACCGCACCATCACCCGGCTGCTCGCCGCCGACGGCCGCCCCTTCGCCGAATTGAGCGACGGCACCGTGCTGCCCGCCGATCTGATCGTCTGCGCGACCGGATTCAGCCAGGGCGTGCCGTTCCTGCCCGCCGATGTGCAGGAGCGGATATTCGACGAGCGCGGGAATTTCCAGCTCTATCGCCAGATTCAGCCGGTGCACGTGCCCGGCCTGTACTTCAACGGCTACAACTCGTCGTTCTTCAGCCCACTGAACGCGGAGATGGCGGCGGTGTGGATCGCGGCCGACCTGGCCGGTCTGCTCACGCTGCCGGACGCGCAGACCAGAGCCGAGGCCGTCATCGCTCAGCTCGCCTTTCTCGATGCGGCCACCGACCGCCATCACTGCCGGGGTACGAAGATCATTCCGTTCTCCATGCACAATGTGGACGAGGTGCTCGGCGATATCGGCCTGGACATACCCGCACCGGTCCGCGCCTGGCACTGGCTGGCCCCGATCGATCCGGCCGCCTACCGCAGGATCACCCCGGCGCTGGTCCGGCGTCAGTCGGCGAGCCCAACTCCGAATCGGCTGTCGCGCGGGAGCTATCGCGGCACGGAGTCCACGCGCGGTGCGGCCGCGAAGTAG
- a CDS encoding cupin domain-containing protein — protein MDVDEQTRADRADTALVLPDSGENMGAIGLGIYLRLDGADTGGAYSLFEYVVPPGLGGPPTHIHTRQDELFLCTAGRVVVELDGVARTLAPGASMLLPRNVPHVFYNPFEEETRIVAVVSPPGLEEYYRDLSRLPPGPRDMTKVAEIMRTHGLSLVPKPAG, from the coding sequence GTGGACGTGGATGAGCAGACCCGGGCCGATCGGGCGGACACCGCGCTCGTGCTGCCCGACAGCGGCGAGAATATGGGAGCGATCGGGCTCGGTATCTACCTGCGACTGGACGGCGCGGACACCGGGGGTGCGTATTCGCTGTTCGAGTACGTGGTGCCACCGGGGCTCGGCGGACCGCCCACCCATATCCACACCCGCCAGGACGAGCTGTTCCTCTGCACAGCGGGCCGGGTGGTCGTCGAACTCGACGGTGTGGCACGCACTCTGGCGCCCGGTGCGTCCATGCTGCTACCGCGCAACGTACCCCACGTGTTCTACAACCCGTTCGAGGAGGAGACCCGCATTGTCGCGGTCGTCTCCCCGCCGGGGCTGGAGGAGTACTACCGCGACCTCAGCCGGCTGCCGCCCGGTCCACGCGATATGACCAAGGTCGCCGAAATCATGCGCACACACGGGCTTTCGCTGGTCCCCAAGCCGGCCGGATGA
- a CDS encoding VOC family protein — MAFKPEGWPTVIPRIVSPDPEKLVAFIRDVFDAGGEFRPGAPAEMRIGDSLVMISGSGQREEMPAFLYVYVEDADATYLRAIAAGATSLEAPALTPYGDRRAMVRDPWSNTWQIATHDPAE; from the coding sequence ATGGCATTCAAACCCGAGGGCTGGCCCACGGTGATACCGCGGATCGTTTCGCCGGATCCCGAGAAACTGGTCGCATTCATCAGGGATGTCTTCGATGCCGGGGGCGAATTTCGTCCCGGAGCACCGGCCGAAATGCGCATCGGCGACTCCCTGGTGATGATCAGCGGCAGTGGGCAGCGCGAAGAAATGCCCGCCTTTTTGTACGTCTACGTCGAGGACGCCGACGCCACCTACCTCCGCGCGATCGCCGCCGGCGCGACCTCGCTCGAGGCGCCGGCCCTGACGCCGTACGGTGATCGCCGCGCGATGGTCCGAGACCCGTGGTCCAATACCTGGCAGATCGCGACCCACGACCCGGCCGAATGA